CGGTTTTGTCCATAGGAATCTTATAATTTTCAATATCCAGCCCGGCTTTTTCAAATTGTTTTTTAAACTGCTGCGGCAATTGGTGGTGTTGGTGGATAACTCCCGTCTTACCCGCGCCCTCAACAGCACTGGAAACCTTTAATGCGGTTTTCCCATTTTTAACTACCTTGACTACATTGCCGGCAGGCACCACTCCTACTACAGACCAGAAACGGGACTCATCTCTACCGGTTATTAAGTCCTTTCCGGTGAAAACCTGAACGAAGCTCTTAACGTTACTGACCCCAGGCACAATATCAGCGACCAGAGAGGCTGCATCCCTTGTCCCAAAACTATCTT
This genomic stretch from Dehalobacter sp. harbors:
- a CDS encoding pre-toxin TG domain-containing protein, which produces VLGGNIDNGQSLNRYAYVNGQPVSYIDPFGLCADEDSFGTRDAASLVADIVPGVSNVKSFVQVFTGKDLITGRDESRFWSVVGVVPAGNVVKVVKNGKTALKVSSAVEGAGKTGVIHQHHQLPQQFKKQFEKAGLDIENYKIPMDKTDHILKPDGLHTGKDSWNKQWDDFFEKYPDARQNQILNQLDKMQKDFGLK